CTCATTGTACCCGCTGGCCGAGGCGGCTGATTGCATTGGGATGGCCGCTGACCGAACGCCTCAACGCCGTCGCCGCTGCCGGATCCGCCGGAGCGGGGCCACGGCCAGCAACGCGGCGAGGGTCAGCGCACCGGGCTCTGGGGCGGCCGCCGCGGCGGGCGTCGAAGGTTGGCCGTAGTTGTCCCTCCAGGCGGCGTACTGCTCGGCGCCGATCGGCCCGGCGTGCGGGTCGTTGGGCAGCGAGCCGGCGGGCGCCCCCAGGTGATCACGCCACACGGTGTAGTCGGCCGCGTCCACCTGGCCGTCGTCGTTGTAGTCGCCGGCGACGGGGACCGTGTGGGAGTGCGACGGAATGTTGGCTTCGGTCAGCACGCTCTGTTCGGCGCCGAACGGCTGCGCCCACAGCCGTGGCGTCAGCCCAGGCCCGGCGCCCACGCCCACGGCCGCCCTGCCACGCAGGTCCGGCAGCTCGAAGGTAACCTCGGCGTCGCCGCCGTAGTTGTTCCACAGCAGCGAGAACAGCGCCGTGTGCTGACTGATGGGCAGCAGCTGCCCCGACGCCTCGGCGTAGCCGCGCGGGACGAAGTTGCTGGCGAACATTGTCATGCCCGCTAGGTACGGATCGGTGCTCCCGCCGAGGGCGGCCGCGGGGCCGTCGTCGGTCTCGCCGCCAGTCGCGGCCTGGCTCGGGTAGATCCCTTCCAGCGCGATGCCGAAACGCATGGTGAGCGACGGCTGCATGTTCGACTGCGGCGCGCCGCCGCCTGCCGGGTCGGTCTGGCCACCTTGCTCTAGATCGTGCGAGTGCGCAGGCAGTTGAGGTGCAGAGAGGGACTCTTGCTCCTCGCCGTAGGTGATTCCCTGCCGGCGATCGCTGAGCCCGGCGCCGCGACCGGCGCCAATCGGCGTGCGGCCCCGCAGGTCGGGCAGCCGGAAGTTGACGCGTCCGTCACCGCCGTAGGTCGTGCCCAGCAGAGAGAACAACGCATCGTGATCGACGATGTCCAGCAGGCGACCGTCCGCAATTGCCCAGCCGCTGGGGACCTTGTCGTGCGCCAGCCAGGTCACTTCGCTGAGGTAGGGCTCGGCGCCGGCCGGCGAAACGCCCTCGGCGACCTGCCCGTCGGCCGTCAGCGCGTTGTGGGAAGGGTAAAGGCCGGTCAAAGCGATCACAGGCGTGAGCGCCAGCGAGGGCTGCAGGTTGGAGTGGCTGGACGCCTTGCCCGCGGCGCCGGTGGTCAGCCCGTTCGGCAGGCTGTGCGAGTGGACGGGTACGGCGGCGAGGGTTTGTTGGTCGGCGCCAACCTGTTCCCCCAGGCTGTAGCTGGTCAGGCCGGGTCCCGCGCCAACGCCAATCGGCGTGCGGCCCCGCAGGTCGGGCAGCGCGAATGCGACATCGCCGTCGCCGCCGAACGTGGCGCCAAGCAGGTCGAACAGGGCCGGGTGCTGTGCGATGGGGAGCAGCTGCCCCTCAGCCAACGTCCAGCCCTGCGGCGCGAAGTTGGCGGCGAACAGCCCCACCTCGCCCAGCTCGTCGTCGGCGCCCTGCAGGCGGACCATGTACCGCATGCCGAGCGACGGCTGATCGTTCGCAAACGGCAGCCCGCCGCCGGCCGGGAGGGAGTCCGCCGCGTGCCCGGCGGGCGTGAGTGAGAGGAATAGTAGTAGACACGCCACAGCTCGGAGCGTGGACATCGCGGGCCCGCCTTCGGGTCGGAGTCGTCGGATCATGGTGACGATCGGCAGTATAAGCCGAACCGCTCCGCGAAGCGCCGTCAGGTTCTTGCCTCGTGGGCAGGGGCGCGTGACGACGGTCGCGGTGGGGTGCTGCGGTTTGTGCGGGTTGTCGCCGGCAGCGGCGCGCTGTCGGCCGGTTTTTCTGCCGCTGACGCCCGCGTCGACCCGATCGGTGAGCTAGTCTTTGAGGACCCCGAGCCGGACGCTCGATCTGGGAAACCCACGATCACGGAGGAATCCAACGGTGCCGCGCGCCACGCTCCAACGCTGGACCCGCGTTGCGACGCTGCTGCTGGCGGCTGTTGGCGCGCGTCCCGCGCTGTGCAGCGAGGTCGTGTGGCGCCCGCCGGGCGTTGTCCCTTCGGCGTCGGCGTGGTCGGACACGGCGGGTCTTTCCGCGGCCGAAGCGACGTACGCGGCCGCCGTGCGGGCCCACGCCGATGGCGACCCCACCTGTGTCGACAATTATTTCCGGTCGGCTGCTCACAGTTGGCGTGATCTAGAAGCCTGCCTCGCCGCGGGCCGCCCCGCCCCGCCGCGCGTGACCGAGCTGTACGACTCGGCGCTCGCGCAAATGTTGATCACCGCGCAGCAGTTCGGCCGCTGGGACCCCTGCCGCGGGCTGTCCGCCGACGGCGTGGTTGTGCCGGCGCGTTACAGCGGATTCTTGTGGACTCCCGACGCGTTCGCCGTGCTGAACCCGGTTGGCTCGTACGAGGACCCGGTGCTGCTGCGCCAGCACCGCGGCACGGGGCTCGGACTGGCGCTGGTGGCCAGGCGCAACACAGCGAACCCTGCGCCGTTCACGCATGCGAGACAGGTGTTCTCGGCGACCGTCGTGCTACGCACTTCGGCCGACCGGTCGGGCTACGAGCTCCGCTTCTACGACCCGCTGCGCGTGTCGTCGACGATGGTCGCCGGCCGCCGCGTCGCGATCGAGCGCGACCTCAGCGCGCCATTCGCGTTCATCGGCCTGACCGACGACCGGCAGTGGATCGACGGCTTTATCCGGCCCAACGACGGCGGCCCGCGCGAAGGCCTGTACATGATCGAGCCGTTCCAGCCGGGCAAGATTCCGGTGGTGCTTGTGCACGGGCTGCTGAGCGACCCCCGGACGTGGGTCGCGATGACCAATGAGCTGCGGGCGCGGCCGGACCTCAACGACCGCTTCCAGTGGCTGGCGTTCGACTACGCCACCGGGGGCCCGTTCTTGGAAAGCGCGGCGCGGCTGCGGCGTCAGCTCGCCGAGTTCCGCCGCGTCTATGACCCCGCGCGACGCGACGCGGCGTTGTCGCGGACCGTGCTGGTCGGCCACAGCATGGGGGGGCTCGTTTCGAAGCTGCAGGTCACCGAGAGCGGCCAGACGCTGTGGGACGCGGCGGCCACGGCGCCGCTGGCGAGCGTCCGCACCACGCCGGAGGTGCGGCGGTTGCTCCAGGCGGAGTTCTACTTCCGCCCGTCGCCCGACGTGTCGCGGGTGGTTTACATCGCCACGCCGCACCTCGGCTCGTACTGGGCGAAGCGGCCCGTGGGGCGGCTGGTGTCGTCGATGGTGCGGCCGTCGGCCCGACGCAACGCGGAGTTTGACCAGCTCGTCCGCGACAACCCGGGCCTGCTGCGCAACGGCGACGTGGATCGATTGCCCACCAGCATCGACCTGCTGGAGCCGAGCAGCCCGCTGCTGCAGGCCACCGCCGCGCTGCCGTACAACCCCGCGGTGGCGCTGCACTCGATCATCGGCGAGGACCGGTACGACTGGTCCGGCGAGCCGACCGACGGCATCGTCCCCGCCTGGAGCGCCCGGCTCCGCGGCGTCGCGACCGAGCGGGTGGTGGACGCGTCGCACCTGCAGATGAACAAGGTCGAGCCCACGGTGAAGGAGGTCGAGAACATCCTGCGGCTGCACCTCGCGGAGCACGCCCGCCGCCTGGCCGCCCAGCGGACACCGGCCGACTGGGACTAACCGTGGGGGCGTGTCCCTAACGCGGCTGACGGGCTACGCTATTGGCGTCCCCCCTCGATCTCCCCACCGCGACCACCCCTCATGGCGTCCAGACCCGATTGGTGCTTCAACCAGGCCGGCGGCCTGCCATACTTTGACGAGGCGGGCCAGCCCCGCGTGGTGCTCGTGACCTCGCGGTCCGCGAAGAAGTGGATTTTCCCCAAGGGGATCATCGACCCGGGCGAGACCGACCGCACCACAGCGCAGAAGGAGGCCCTCGAGGAGGCCGGCGTGATCGGCAGCGTCGTGGGCGACGCGCTCGGCAGCTACGAGCAGGCGAAGTGGGGCGGCGTGGCCCAGATCACGATCTTCCCGCTGCTCTGCACCAGCGTGCTGGACGACTGGGAGGACTTCGGCGCCCGGCAACGCCAGGTGCTCTCGTTGGAAGACGCGATCAAGATCGTCCACGAACCGCTGCGTCCCGTGCTGCAGGAGCTAGAACGCGCCTTGGCGGACGGCGCCGTGCCGATTCAACCTCTCCGGTAGCGGTGGCCGCCGGCGCCCATCACCGCCAGCAGTGCCCCGGCCAGCGCTGCGGGCTCGGGCGCCGCGGTGGCGCTAAGCGAAGCAGCGGACGCGCCGTAACCCGCCCGCCATGTGTTGTAGTCCTGCGCCACGTAGCCCAGCCCCAGCCCGTCTCGCCAGACGGTGTAGTCCGCCGCGTCGACGGCGCCGTCGCCGTTGAAGTCGCCGCTCGGGCCCGGGCCGGCCAGCCGCCTGAGCTGGGTGATGGTCGCGGAGACCTCGTACAGCGTCGCGAACTCGGAGTTGTCGTTGAACCCCTCGGCCGTCAGCGTGACGACCGCCTGCTCGTAGTCCGCCAGGTTGAGCACGGAGGGGAGTTGGTCGTTCGCCAAAACGGTTGCGTCGGAGTCGGTCAGCGCCACGTTCAGCTCGACGTACTCGGCGTTGGGGTGCTCGACGGTCGACGGCGTGGTGTCGCCCGTGCCGAAGAACGATAGCCGGTCTCCCAGCGGCCCGTTGTTAGCCGTGGACGCGCGGAACGAATCGATTGTCTGGAAGTTGCCCGCGGCGGCGTTGGATCCTTCGATAAAGTTGTCGCCCGGCGGCGACAGCAGCCACGCGCCGAAGTCGGGCGAAGGGTTGTCGTCGTTGGCGATGATGGCGAGGTCGTACTGCAGCAGGCCGGTCAGCGGGTCGCCAATCATCACGGCGCCCGCCAGCACGCCCAGCGGGTCGTCGATGGCGTCGACGCTGGCGGTAATCTGGAACCGGACCAGCTCAGCCCGGCAGACTGGCGAAGCAAGGCACAACAGGACGGCAAACGCGGCAGCGGCGGATCTCATGGCGGTCACTCAGAGGAGGGCGGCTCTCGCCCCGGCTGCCGCCGGGACGCGCTGCTGCGCAGGATAGTTCGCGCCCCCGCCCGACGCAACTTTCTGGCGGGATACCGGGCGCATCGGCCGCTGGCGGGCCGTCGACGGCGGCCAACTCTGCTAGACTGGCCGCTTCCCGCCCGAAACGAGCCCTCCGCCACGCCCCGCACGCATGCCCTCGACCGAAGAACTCATTACAACGTTTGTCCTGCTCTGGGCGGTGATCGACCCCATTGGATCGGTGCCCGTCTTCTTGGCCGCCACCAAGGGACGCAAACCCGCCGAGCGCCGGCACATCGCCAAGGTCGCGGCTCTCGCGGCGGCCGGCATCCTGCTGTTCTTCATCGTCGCGGGCGAGCCGCTGCTGCTGGGCATGAGTGTGCCGCTGCCCGCGTTCCGGATCGCGGGCGGCATCGTGCTGTTCTTGTTCGCGCTGACGATGATCTTCGGCGAGAGCAAGCCGGAGGGGGAAGAGAAGCTGCTGCGGAGCGTGCAGGAGGTGGCCGTGTACCCACTCGCCACGCCGTCGATCGCGTCGCCGGGCGCGATGATGGCGGTGGTGCTGCTGACGGAGAACAGCGTGCACACCGTGCTCGACCAGGCGGCGACCGCCTGCGTGGTGCTGGTGGTCCTGGCGATCACCTACGGCTGCATGCTGCTGGCCGGCCCGATTGTCCGCGTAATCGGCGAGGGCGGGGCGAGCGTCGTGAGCCGCGTGATGGGGCTGATCCTGGCGTCGGTGGCCGCGACCAACGTGCTGGAGGGGACCAAAGAGTACTTTGCCTAGCGGGCCCCGGACCTGCTACAATAACAAGGCCGGGACGCGGCGTTCTTCTCACTCCAACGAGGGCCGAATATGAGCACCTTCGTTCACGTCACGCGCTACAGCGAGGCGGCGCCCCAACGCGGCGAGGTCCGCAACATCGGCCGCCGCGACATCGAGTCCGCCGTGGCTTCGCTGCCGGGGTACAAGCTGATCGAGCAGGACGGCGACCTCATCATCACGCTGCCCGGCACGCAGGCCGCGCTGATCAAGGAAGGCCCCAGCCTGTCCTGCCGGATCGACCCCCAGACCAGCGTCGACGAACTTCTCAGCCGGCTCCGCGTGCTGGCGGCCAAGATCCCCGGCGCCGTTGTCGAGGACGAGCAGAACGAAACCTACTGACGCGGCGCCCCGGCGCCATCCGCCGTGACACTCCTCTCCTCGTTCCGACGCGTCACTCTCCGTCTGGCGCTGACTCTCCCTTTGGTTCTCGCATCGGCCGAGCCAGCCTTTGCCGCCGACACGATCCGCGACCTGACGCACGCGTTCGACGCGCAGACCATCTACTGGCCGACCGAGCCCGGCTTCGTGCTGCAGCAGGAAAAGAACGGCGTCACCGAGCGGGGCTACTTCTACGCGTCCAACCGGTTCGCCGCGCCGGAGCACGGCGGCACCCACATCGACGCGCCGCACCACTTCTCCAAGCCCGGCCAGACCGTCGAGCAGATCCCGCTCACGCGGCTCGTCGGCGACGGCGTGTGCGTCGACGTCTCGCGGCGGTGCGCCGCCGACCCCGACTACCTGGTCACGGTCGAGGACCTGCGCGACTGGGAGGCGGAGCACGGTGGGTCGCTGGAGGACAAGATCGTGCTGCTGCGGACCGGCTATGCCGCGCACTTGGGTGACCGCACCGCTTACCTCGGCACCAGCAAGACCGGCGAGGCCGCCGTTCAAGAGCTGCACTTCCCGGGCCTCGACCCCACGGCCGCCGAGTGGCTGGCGACCAAACGCCGCGTCAAGTCGGTCGGCATCGACACAGCCAGCATTGATAACGGCCCCTCGCAGATGTTCCAGAGCCACGTCAACCTGTTCCGCCACAACGTGCCGGCGTTGGAGAACGTCGCGCTGCCGGCCGACCTGCCGCCCCGCGGCTTCCGCGTGGTCGCGCTGCCGATGAAGATCGCCGGCGGCAGCGGCGCCCCGTGCCGGGTGATCGCCATCGTTGCGGAATGACCGCAACCTCGCGGCCTGAGAATGGCGCCAGGTTTGCTTCTCTAGGCCGGCGGGAGGCGATGGCCCACTCACCCCGGCAGGCTTGTACATGCGTGTTTCCAATGCCCTAGCGCTCGCCGCGACCGGCGTAGCGGCCTTCTACGCGGCGCGGGCCGCCCTGCGGCGAACCCGCCACTTCGACTGGCAGGGAAAGACCGCCCTGGTCACCGGCGGGTCACGCGGGCTGGGCCTCGTCCTGGCCCGCAAGCTCGCCGACCAGGGCGTGAACGTGGTGATCGTGGCCCGCACGCAGGCGGACCTCGACGCCGCCGAGGCCGAGCTGCGGCAGCGCGGCGAGGTGATGTCGATTGTGTGCGACGTGCAGGACCCCGAAGAGGTCGAGCTGGCCGTCGCGCAGGCGCAGCAGCGGTTCGGTTCGATCGACCTGCTGTTCAACGTAGCCGGCGTGATCCACGTCGGGCCGCTCGACGCGATGACGCTCGACGACTTCCACGACGCCATGGCCACCAACTGCTGGGGAACCCTGCACGCCGCGCTGGCCGTGCTGCCGGGCATGCGCTCGCGCGGGTGGGGACGCATCGTCAACATCGCCTCGGTGGGCGGGCTGCGGGCGGTGCCGCACATGCTGCCATACGCCGCCAGCAAGTTCGCGCAGGTCGGCCTGTCGAAGGGCCTGCGGGCCGAGCTCGCCGCCGACGGCATTCTTGTCTCCACGGTCTGCCCCAGCCTGATGCGCACCGGCAGCCCCCGCAACGCGATCTTCAAGGGCCAGCACCGCAAGGAGTACGCCTGGTTCAGCATCGGCGACTCGCTGCCGGTGCTGTCGATGAACGCCGAGACCGCCGCCGATCAGATCCTCGCCGCCTGTCAGGGCGGCGTCGGCGAGGTGGTGCTCCGCGAGAACGCCAACGTCGGCGTGCTGCTGCAGTCGCTGTTCCCCACGCTCACGCAGGAGGCGCTATCCGCCGCCGCGCGGCTGCTGCCCGAGATGGGCGGCATCGGCCGCCACTCCGCCCGCGGCTACGACAGCCAGAGCGAGTGGTCGCCTTCGTGGCTGACGCAGCTCAACGAGCAGGCGGCCGTGCGGAACAACCAGATGCGTCAGCACGCGATCCGGTAAGGGCCGACTCAAGAATGAGTTCCTCACCTAGTCCCCCTCCCCGGTAGGGGGAGAGGCAAGGTGATGTCGCAACCAAGTTCGATTGACAGTTTCCTGCTGAACCGCGGAAGGTCTTACATCTGGACGATTTCTCTACGAATGGTCTCGACTAACTCCATGACGAAGTTGAGGGCCGCCACTCGAGACGTGTGGGAGCAGGCCAACACCGAAATAGATACAACGGCCGCTACGACCGCCAAGGTGTAGGCTCTCGTTGACATCGTTTGCCCTGGTGTTCGTCGGCGACTACTGATGCTTCAGCAGGCGGAACTCACCGGCGCCGCCGCGGGTGTCGTGCCAGACGCCGGTCTGGGCGGACGCGTCGGCGGTAGTCGCGCTCAGGAACACCAGGTAGCAGCAGGCGTAGCCTTCCTCGACCTGCTTGAACGTCAGCAGGCTGCCCTCGACGGAGTGAGAGACCTCGCCCCGGATCACGGCGTCACGTTCGCGGCCCGCCACGGGGCCGATGAAGTCGCCGCTCAACTCGCCCGCCACACACTTCAGCCGCACGGTGCACGACTTCGGCTCGGCGGCCAGCGAGCCGTCGACCACGTCGTCCCAGTCGAGCCGCCACTGGCCGGAGTAGTTGGGCGCCACCGCCACCGCCCGCCCCGCTTCAGGGGTAGGCACACTATCGACAAAGTCGCTGTACGGAATGGCGAACGCAAGCAAGGCGAGAACGGCAGGCGTCATGGCTGGCTCCGGGGGCTGGGGAATTGGGACCTCCAGTTCGACGTGCCGGTGGCTGGGTTAGTTCCCAGCCATGCGGCAGCCACTTCACAGACGCCGGCAGCGGAGTTGGCCCGCCATCATCCCGAGGGCGAGCAGGGCTAGGCCGCTCGGCTCAGGCACAGAAACCAGTGGCTCCCAGTCTGTGCTGTAGTACGGGTTTCTTGGCCACTCGTCGGCCCACCCGCCCAGCTTCTCCCCGGTGGCCGGATCGAACCAGGTGAACGCATTGCCTGGGATCTCGAACCCGTGCTGGACGTAGAGGAGGCCGTCGCGCGAAAAACGGATGCTGGTGAAGCCGTCGAGATGCGACAATGGGTCGAACTGCGGCTGCTCGGCGAAGACGCCCAGGTCGGCGCCGGTGAGCGCGTCAAAGTGGCGGATGGTCCGTTGGCCCTGGATCTCGTTGCCGAACTCGTCGAGCGTCTCTTGGACGTAGTAGATAGCGTTGTCGGGGCCGAGGTGGAACGAGTAGTAGGGATCAACCTCCACCAAGTAGGTGTTGACCAGGTCGAAGTAGGTCGTTGCGTCGGTGTACTTCTCCTCGTAGACGTTCATGGAGTCCCCGCTCAGCTCGTACAGCCGCGACTGCGGGCCGAGCGGCCCGGGTCCGAACGAAACCACCTTGTCAAAGACCTGCCGCACTAGCCCGGTTTGGCTGTCGAACAGCACGTCGTAGGTGGGGACCCGGATCGAGCCGAAGTTATCGGTATTGGCGTAGACCTCGGTGGCCAGGAGGTCGGCGCCGCCGGACGGGGCGTCGATCCTTTCGGAGATGGAATGGTGCGGCGCTGTTGCCGTCTGCTGCAGCACCACGTCGGTCCCGGAGGAGCCATCGATTTGGGCGTTGTAGAGGGGCTGCCCCTCGGTGATCCCGTAGTGGAAGTGGTACCGCCACGGCGTGCGGCCGAGGTAATCGCCCGTACGGACGTCCCAGCGGTCGCCCCGGGTGCCGACACCCCAGGTTGACCAGACGGTGAGGATGGACTGGTCGGGAGTGAAAGACTTGGGCCCTAGCCTCATGAACCATTCGGTCTCGAGGTACTCCTCTGGGATTTCGAAGCTGCGGACCTCCCGCCCG
This genomic interval from Posidoniimonas corsicana contains the following:
- a CDS encoding phage tail protein, with amino-acid sequence MSTLRAVACLLLFLSLTPAGHAADSLPAGGGLPFANDQPSLGMRYMVRLQGADDELGEVGLFAANFAPQGWTLAEGQLLPIAQHPALFDLLGATFGGDGDVAFALPDLRGRTPIGVGAGPGLTSYSLGEQVGADQQTLAAVPVHSHSLPNGLTTGAAGKASSHSNLQPSLALTPVIALTGLYPSHNALTADGQVAEGVSPAGAEPYLSEVTWLAHDKVPSGWAIADGRLLDIVDHDALFSLLGTTYGGDGRVNFRLPDLRGRTPIGAGRGAGLSDRRQGITYGEEQESLSAPQLPAHSHDLEQGGQTDPAGGGAPQSNMQPSLTMRFGIALEGIYPSQAATGGETDDGPAAALGGSTDPYLAGMTMFASNFVPRGYAEASGQLLPISQHTALFSLLWNNYGGDAEVTFELPDLRGRAAVGVGAGPGLTPRLWAQPFGAEQSVLTEANIPSHSHTVPVAGDYNDDGQVDAADYTVWRDHLGAPAGSLPNDPHAGPIGAEQYAAWRDNYGQPSTPAAAAAPEPGALTLAALLAVAPLRRIRQRRRR
- a CDS encoding esterase/lipase family protein, whose protein sequence is MPRATLQRWTRVATLLLAAVGARPALCSEVVWRPPGVVPSASAWSDTAGLSAAEATYAAAVRAHADGDPTCVDNYFRSAAHSWRDLEACLAAGRPAPPRVTELYDSALAQMLITAQQFGRWDPCRGLSADGVVVPARYSGFLWTPDAFAVLNPVGSYEDPVLLRQHRGTGLGLALVARRNTANPAPFTHARQVFSATVVLRTSADRSGYELRFYDPLRVSSTMVAGRRVAIERDLSAPFAFIGLTDDRQWIDGFIRPNDGGPREGLYMIEPFQPGKIPVVLVHGLLSDPRTWVAMTNELRARPDLNDRFQWLAFDYATGGPFLESAARLRRQLAEFRRVYDPARRDAALSRTVLVGHSMGGLVSKLQVTESGQTLWDAAATAPLASVRTTPEVRRLLQAEFYFRPSPDVSRVVYIATPHLGSYWAKRPVGRLVSSMVRPSARRNAEFDQLVRDNPGLLRNGDVDRLPTSIDLLEPSSPLLQATAALPYNPAVALHSIIGEDRYDWSGEPTDGIVPAWSARLRGVATERVVDASHLQMNKVEPTVKEVENILRLHLAEHARRLAAQRTPADWD
- a CDS encoding NUDIX hydrolase gives rise to the protein MASRPDWCFNQAGGLPYFDEAGQPRVVLVTSRSAKKWIFPKGIIDPGETDRTTAQKEALEEAGVIGSVVGDALGSYEQAKWGGVAQITIFPLLCTSVLDDWEDFGARQRQVLSLEDAIKIVHEPLRPVLQELERALADGAVPIQPLR
- a CDS encoding MarC family protein, encoding MPSTEELITTFVLLWAVIDPIGSVPVFLAATKGRKPAERRHIAKVAALAAAGILLFFIVAGEPLLLGMSVPLPAFRIAGGIVLFLFALTMIFGESKPEGEEKLLRSVQEVAVYPLATPSIASPGAMMAVVLLTENSVHTVLDQAATACVVLVVLAITYGCMLLAGPIVRVIGEGGASVVSRVMGLILASVAATNVLEGTKEYFA
- a CDS encoding cyclase family protein: MTLLSSFRRVTLRLALTLPLVLASAEPAFAADTIRDLTHAFDAQTIYWPTEPGFVLQQEKNGVTERGYFYASNRFAAPEHGGTHIDAPHHFSKPGQTVEQIPLTRLVGDGVCVDVSRRCAADPDYLVTVEDLRDWEAEHGGSLEDKIVLLRTGYAAHLGDRTAYLGTSKTGEAAVQELHFPGLDPTAAEWLATKRRVKSVGIDTASIDNGPSQMFQSHVNLFRHNVPALENVALPADLPPRGFRVVALPMKIAGGSGAPCRVIAIVAE
- a CDS encoding SDR family NAD(P)-dependent oxidoreductase codes for the protein MRVSNALALAATGVAAFYAARAALRRTRHFDWQGKTALVTGGSRGLGLVLARKLADQGVNVVIVARTQADLDAAEAELRQRGEVMSIVCDVQDPEEVELAVAQAQQRFGSIDLLFNVAGVIHVGPLDAMTLDDFHDAMATNCWGTLHAALAVLPGMRSRGWGRIVNIASVGGLRAVPHMLPYAASKFAQVGLSKGLRAELAADGILVSTVCPSLMRTGSPRNAIFKGQHRKEYAWFSIGDSLPVLSMNAETAADQILAACQGGVGEVVLRENANVGVLLQSLFPTLTQEALSAAARLLPEMGGIGRHSARGYDSQSEWSPSWLTQLNEQAAVRNNQMRQHAIR
- a CDS encoding PEP-CTERM sorting domain-containing protein, which gives rise to MSNASLKLLNPVSGVFSGLMWFRLRNTNPAACSAAATLAILATVSAAPKLLNAVEIYRADRIEDVGSIDLGPGREVRSFEIPEEYLETEWFMRLGPKSFTPDQSILTVWSTWGVGTRGDRWDVRTGDYLGRTPWRYHFHYGITEGQPLYNAQIDGSSGTDVVLQQTATAPHHSISERIDAPSGGADLLATEVYANTDNFGSIRVPTYDVLFDSQTGLVRQVFDKVVSFGPGPLGPQSRLYELSGDSMNVYEEKYTDATTYFDLVNTYLVEVDPYYSFHLGPDNAIYYVQETLDEFGNEIQGQRTIRHFDALTGADLGVFAEQPQFDPLSHLDGFTSIRFSRDGLLYVQHGFEIPGNAFTWFDPATGEKLGGWADEWPRNPYYSTDWEPLVSVPEPSGLALLALGMMAGQLRCRRL